A single region of the Aptenodytes patagonicus chromosome 7, bAptPat1.pri.cur, whole genome shotgun sequence genome encodes:
- the FJX1 gene encoding four-jointed box protein 1, with translation MKRARRAAPPVLGLLLLGALPGLWTVLLRREAVAQPEPEPRPPAGSPPGRWGWGRSPVARGEPGGDGQKTFRALLAVPAAGREERGGKGRFAAAGSPPPAAAASPVERGIFWSRELEEQVPPGFAAEETAAWLSAARAARVASLERGGCGRSSNRLARLSDGSRACVRYGINPEQIQGEALSYHLAGVLGMQERLPPMALALVETRGRQWEPVREELRGSHWAEGAVVSLTRWVDNLTAVVAPAPWGAEAGAGRRLQPLSAGELGGLPPSQLVELVQWSDLILFDYLTANFDRLVSNLFSLQWDPRVMHRATSNLLRAPDGGLVFMDNEAGLVHGYRLLAMWDPYNEPLLRSVCVFREGTARRVAELHRRRSAAAELRRRYRAREPLWARLGFLSERQAELLQARVDFVHRHIAHCRAQAAVL, from the coding sequence ATGAAGCGGGCgaggcgggccgcgccgcccgtgctggggctgctgctgctgggcgccCTGCCGGGGCTCTGGACGGTGCTGCTGCGGCGGGAGGCGGTGGcgcagccggagccggagccgcgcccgcccgcggggTCGCCCCcggggcggtggggctgggggcgcTCCCCGGTGGCGCGAGGCGAGCCCGGCGGCGATGGGCAGAAAACTTTCCGGGCGCTGCTGGCGGTGCCGGCGGCGGgccgggaggagcggggcggcAAAGGACGGTTTGCTGCGGCCGgctcgccgccgccggccgccgccgcttctcCGGTGGAGCGGGGCATCTTCTGGAGCCGTGAGCTGGAGGAGCAGGTGCCGCCGGGCTTCGCGGCGGAGGAGACGGCCGCGTGGCTGtcggccgcccgcgccgcccgcgtGGCCTCGCTAgagcggggcggctgcgggcgcAGCTCCAACCGGCTGGCGCGGCTGTCGGACGGGAGCCGCGCCTGCGTCCGCTACGGCATCAATCCGGAGCAGATCCAGGGCGAGGCGCTCTCGTACCACCTGGCCGGGGTGCTGGGCATGCAGGAGCGGCTGCCGCCCATGGCCCTCGCCCTGGTGGAGACCCGCGGGCGGCAGTGGGAGCCGGTGCGGGAGGAGCTGCGCGGCTCGCACTGGGCCGAGGGCGCCGTGGTCAGCCTGACCCGCTGGGTGGACAATCTCACCGCCGTGGTGGCCCCCGCACCCTGGGGTGCCGAGGCGGGCGCCGGCCGGCGGCTGCAGCCGCTGTCGGCTGGGGAGCTGGGCGGCCTACCGCCATCGCAGCTGGTGGAGCTGGTGCAGTGGAGCGACCTGATCCTCTTCGACTACCTGACGGCCAACTTCGACCGCCTGGTCAGCAACCTCTTCAGCCTGCAGTGGGACCCGCGGGTGATGCACCGCGCCACCAGCAACCTGCTCCGCGCCCCTGACGGCGGGCTCGTTTTCATGGACAACGAGGCGGGGCTGGTGCACGGCTATCGCCTCCTTGCCATGTGGGACCCTTACAACGAGCCGCTGCTCCGCTCCGTCTGCGTCTTCCGCGAGGGCACGGCGCGCCGCGTCGCCGAGCTGCACCGCCGCCGTAGCGCCGCCGCCGAGCTGCGCCGCCGCTACCGGGCGCGGGAACCACTCTGGGCGCGCCTCGGCTTCCTCTCGGAGCGGCAGGCCGAGCTGCTGCAGGCCCGCGTCGACTTCGTGCACCGCCACATCGCGCACTGCCGCGCACAGGCCGCCGTGCTCTga